In candidate division KSB1 bacterium, a genomic segment contains:
- a CDS encoding PaaI family thioesterase: MQKEDPLPPSAEIEPGRRLPTYDGCIVCGSPHVNAATLGLKFTTDEQGVHVECVPSEMYAGYKGVVHGGIICALLDETIGWSVAVVRKKYFVTGELTVRFLRPLPVGLRITVRGRPVSHHERYSVAEGEIIGPDGKVYAEARGKFYVMRDDKARQVREYLTFAPGDWDFLGE, from the coding sequence ATGCAGAAAGAGGACCCTCTGCCCCCTTCCGCGGAAATCGAACCGGGCAGGAGGTTACCAACCTATGACGGGTGCATCGTGTGCGGCAGTCCGCACGTCAATGCTGCCACACTGGGACTAAAGTTCACCACCGATGAGCAGGGGGTGCACGTGGAGTGCGTGCCCTCGGAAATGTACGCCGGTTACAAAGGCGTGGTGCACGGGGGCATTATCTGTGCCTTGCTAGACGAGACGATTGGGTGGTCGGTAGCTGTGGTGCGCAAGAAGTACTTTGTTACCGGTGAGCTTACCGTGCGCTTTCTCCGCCCATTGCCGGTGGGTCTGCGCATCACAGTGCGGGGCAGGCCTGTAAGCCATCACGAGCGCTACTCGGTGGCAGAGGGTGAGATCATCGGCCCTGATGGCAAGGTCTACGCCGAGGCCAGAGGCAAATTCTACGTGATGCGCGATGACAAGGCCAGACAGGTACGTGAGTACCTCACTTTTGCACCCGGGGACTGGGATTTCTTGGGCGAGTAA